The following are encoded together in the Neofelis nebulosa isolate mNeoNeb1 chromosome 9, mNeoNeb1.pri, whole genome shotgun sequence genome:
- the RNF24 gene encoding RING finger protein 24: protein MSSDFPHYNFRMPNIGFQNLPLNIYIVVFGTAIFVFILSLLFCCYLIRLRHQAHKEFYAYKQVILKEKVKELNLHELCAVCLEDFKPRDELGICPCKHAFHRKCLIKWLEVRKVCPLCNMPVLQLAQLHSKQDRGPPQGPLPGAENIV from the exons ATGAGCTCGGATTTCCCACATTACAACTTCAGGATGCCTAATATTGGATTCCAGAATCTGCCTCTCAACATATATATTGTGGTTTTTGGCACTGCTATATTTGTCTTCATTCTTAGTTTACTCTTCTGTTGCTACTTGATTAG GCTAAGACATCAAGCACACAAAGAATTTTATGCCTACAAACAG GTTATattaaaagagaaagtaaaagaacTGAATTTACATGAG ctctgtgctgtgtgtctAGAAGACTTCAAGCCTCGAGATGAGTTGGGCATTTGTCCATGTAAGCATGCCTTTCACAGAAA GTGCCTTATTAAGTGGCTCGAGGTTCGTAAAGTATGTCCACTGTGCAACATGCCAGTTCTGCAGCTGGCCCAGCTGCACAGTAAGCAGGACCGTGGACCCCCGCAGGGGCCCCTGCCCGGGGCAGAGAACATCGTATAG